The Apium graveolens cultivar Ventura chromosome 3, ASM990537v1, whole genome shotgun sequence sequence GGGTATGGATATCACTTCTTCTCTTTTGCTACTTATAAAATACAATATTCATCTAATTATTACATCAGACACCAGGTTAGCTGATCATCTCGACTCAGGACTGATTAGCGATCTTGTTGAGTTTCTCGACGGTAATAAAAGCCCTCAATTCCAGGTTTGTTCGATGAGTCACTActtttttcttccttcttttttttTGGTTATTGGTTTAGTTACAGAAATTAAATTCAACTCCCATGCCCGGGACTTATTTAAATAAGTTTCCCCTCCTTGTCACAGTACTATTCCGCAGTGGTCTTCGAAACTATTGTATCTAACAAAGGCAAGGAGTTTAAAGATAGATCAGTTCCATATCTTTTGAACCTTATCCTTTCACCAAAAGGTTATGTGCAAACGACGGTAACCTCCTACTACTCCTTCCCTGGGCTAcattattatttaaacaatataaCATTGTATTTCATGCTGTCCTTTCATATGCGCAGGCACTCTTCACATTGGCTAATATAGCCAATGTATTCCCTGAATCTTGTGATTTTATGATAAAGAATGGAGTTCTAAGAGACTTGGAGTCCCTTATTTCAAATGAGTATAACCATTATGAGCTGTTAGAAAGTGGCTGCAAGCTTTTGACAGCCTTTTGTCGAATGAAACCACAGCTACTCTCTGATAAGGTTATACTCGATTTTCCTTTTTAAAGCCATTtctatatatgtgtgtgtgtgtgtgtttaattattttttattcttGGCAGATGGACATAGTTGTTAATACAATCAGCACAGCTATAGGGTATGTGCATGAGTCGGTACTAATACAAGGGTGTCTTGCACTTTCACTTCTCTCTGACCAAGGACTTGTGAAAATTGGAACTGGTGTTGATCGTCTTCTTGATCTGATTAAGTTAGTGGATTTAATCTATTGTCTCTTTCGGCAAATTCTTTCTTGCAATTTTGTTTATCCTAGCTACTATGTTTACCTGTGTTTCAGTTATTCAGTACTTCAAATAGTCATTTCTGCCCTTCGAACAATTGGTAATTACGTGAGATGGGGCAATGACGAGGAGATTCAGGTATGGCAAAACGTCAAATATTAATTGTTATATTAAATTCCACTCCGAGACCGCAAATCcttacaaaataatattgaaaaAGCTCTTTAAATTTCACATTTATGTGTTTGGGTATGTATTATACAgcactcatattctctctcgtAAAAAGAGAAAGCACACATTAAATTCTAGGATATATTTTCATCAGCTGAATACTTCCATCTGAGTCCGGGTAACAAATCTGGGCAAGAATAACATCACAGCGAGTTCCAAGCAGAGACCTAAACTATTTCAAATATTCAGTTGGGAGTTGGGACAATGAGTTCAATTAATGACACAAAGATGGACTCCGGTGATCCACTTCTTAATTCCCAATGTAGGCTTCAACATATGATCTAATTAAGCAGTATAAAGGTTTTAGGTAAAAAAAACTCACTCCAACCATATGAGTCCTTACCTATATTTTAAAGGCTATTCAATTTTGTGACCTATATTTGAGTAACCTCTAACTATCCCTAAaacttgccatgtcatcaataTGGGTAATAGGATCTCCAACCAAGCTATCAATTGGAACATAGATTAGGAATATATCTAAATATTACTTTTGAGATATAGATAATGTATATCATTAATCCCATTGGAGTATAACATAGGTCTGATTTTATATATTAGCACATGTCCTTTGCTTTTTAAGCATTTATAGTGCATTTTTCTGGTAGTATTGTAATTCTTCTTTTCTGGATTAAGGCGTTGGTTTTAGTGATTTTTATAGCTTCAAAGATGGTTTTTAATGATTGTATTTTGCGCTGCTGAGTTTTTGGACTCTGCTGATCTTCAACACAGTTTTACTTGAAATAGGTTGGTTAAGTAGTGCTCTGTGTAATATCTAATAAGTTAGTCGTTCTTGCAGTTTATGATTAGGCTATCATCACTGGCAGTCGTGGGTGAATTGTTACCCCATAAATGTACGATTGTGAGAAAGGAAGCTTGCTGGATAATTTCAAACGTAACTGCTGTTGCAAATAGCTCACAGATGCAAGtaggttttttttttttttgtctTTTTATTGGCACAAAATTAGAAAACATTCTTGTTGAATGAAAGTTGACGGGACTGTTTATGTACAACATATATTGTTTGAATTATTTACACTAGTCATATATCTGTTCATATATCCTTTTGTAGATATTCATTCGTTTATACCTTCTCGTATTAATGTATATTTTCCTGTTCATAAGTAATTGCAACTTCTAATCGATATCGTTGGAACTGATAGGATATATATGACCTGGGATTGATAGACATGCTTCTCGAACGTGTTAGAAGTGATGAGTTTGATGTAAAGGAAGTTGCTGCACGTGCAATTTCAAATGTTTTCCATGGCAGTGACCAGAAGCTGTTCGAGTATGTCTCGGCACCAATGTTTTCTTTCACTTTCTTTCACTTTGTTGCTTACATAGTTGCATTATAACTTCCTGACAATGATTGTATGGAGACTGACATGAACATTTTTGAACAGGTGTATGAAAGACGAATATTTTCCGATTTTGGATGACTTGTGTCTTCTTTTTAGTGATGATCCGCAGATGGCTGCTCTGTGCTCTAAAAT is a genomic window containing:
- the LOC141712748 gene encoding importin subunit alpha-4-like, which translates into the protein MNCVETERTRTDRCEKYCPLDLVCPPDSEIFSSTFVSDCLAFNVKRQIKTLNCTTKLICNCTKDSTEQLDALKSLADQIVEDTRLADHLDSGLISDLVEFLDGNKSPQFQYYSAVVFETIVSNKGKEFKDRSVPYLLNLILSPKGYVQTTALFTLANIANVFPESCDFMIKNGVLRDLESLISNEYNHYELLESGCKLLTAFCRMKPQLLSDKMDIVVNTISTAIGYVHESVLIQGCLALSLLSDQGLVKIGTGVDRLLDLINYSVLQIVISALRTIGNYVRWGNDEEIQFMIRLSSLAVVGELLPHKCTIVRKEACWIISNVTAVANSSQMQDIYDLGLIDMLLERVRSDEFDVKEVAARAISNVFHGSDQKLFECMKDEYFPILDDLCLLFSDDPQMAALCSKILELDNTYLTKILEPVSTHKNGRKVEHRSLCD